One genomic segment of Sorex araneus isolate mSorAra2 chromosome X, mSorAra2.pri, whole genome shotgun sequence includes these proteins:
- the TMEM185A gene encoding transmembrane protein 185A → MNLRGLFQDFNPSKFLIYACLLLFSVLLALRLDGIIQWSYWAVFAPIWLWKLMVIVGASVGTGVWARNPQYRAEGETCVEFKAMLIAVGIHLLLLMFEVLVCDRIERGSHFWLLVFMPLFFVSPVSVAACVWGFRHDRSLELEILCSVNILQFIFIALRLDKIIQWPWLVVCVPLWILMSFLCLVVLYYIVWSVLFLRSMDVIAEQRRTHITMALSWMTIVVPLLTFEILLVHKLDGHNAFSCIPIFVPLWLSLITLMATTFGQKGGNHWWFGIRKDFCQFLLEIFPFLREYGNISYDLHHEDNEETEETPVPEPPKIAPLFRKKTRVVITQSPGKYVLPPPKLNIEMPD, encoded by the exons taAATTCCTCATCTATGCCTGTCTGCTGCTGTTCTCTGTGCTGCTGGCCCTTCGTCTGGATGGCATAATTCAGTGGAGTTACTGGGCTGTCTTTGCTCCAATATGGTTATGGAAGTTAATGGTCATAGTTGGAGCCTCGGTTGGAACTGGAGTCTGGGCACGAAATCCCCAATATCG AGCAGAAGGAGAAACCTGTGTGGAATTTAAAGCCATGCTAATTGCAGTGGGCATCCATCTGCTCTTGTTGATGTTCGAAGTTCTGGTGTGTGACCGGATCGAAAGAGGAAGCCACTTCTGGCTTCTAGTCTTTATGCCGCTCTTCTTTGTATCCCCTGTGTCTGTTGCAGCCTGTGTTTGGGGCTTTCGACATGACAGGTCACTGGAG CTAGAGATCCTGTGTTCTGTCAACATTCTTCAGTTTATATTCATTGCCTTAAGACTGGACAAGATCATTCAGTGGCCTTGGCTT GTGGTGTGTGTCCCCCTGTGGATTCTCATGTCCTTTCTGTGCCTGGTGGTCCTCTACTACATCGTGTGGTCCGTCCTCTTCCTGCGCTCCATGGATGTGATTGCAGAGCAGCGAAGGACACACATCACCATGGCCCTGAGCTGGATGACCATTGTTGTGCCTCTCCTCACGTTTGAG ATTCTGCTGGTACACAAACTGGATGGCCACAACGCTTTCTCGTGTATCCCGATCTTTGTCCCCCTTTGGCTGTCACTGATCACTCTGATGGCAACCACATTTGGGCAGAAAGGCGGAAACCACT GGTGGTTTGGTATTCGCAAGGACTTCTGCCAGTTTCTGCTTGAAATCTTCCCATTTTTGAGAGAGTACGGAAACATTTCCTATGACCTCCATCATGAAGATAATGAGGAAACAGAAGAAACCCCAGTTCCAGAACCTCCTAAAATTGCTCCCCTGTTTCGAAAGAAGACCAGGGTGGTCATCACACAGAGCCCTGGAAAGTAcgtcctcccaccccccaaattaaatattGAAATGCCGGATTAA